Proteins co-encoded in one Streptococcus ruminicola genomic window:
- a CDS encoding amino acid ABC transporter ATP-binding protein — translation MAELKIDVQDLHKSYGDNEVLKGITTQFHEGDVVCIIGPSGSGKSTFLRTLNLLETITSGKVVVDGFELSDPNTDVDKVRENIGMVFQHFNLFPHMTVLENITFAPIELGKESKEDAEKHAMELLAKVGLADKRDAKPDSLSGGQKQRVAIARSLAMNPDIMLFDEPTSALDPEMVGDVLGVMKDLAEQGMTMLIVTHEMGFARKVANRVIFTDGGQFIEDGTPEQIFDNPQHPRLKDFLNKVLNV, via the coding sequence ATGGCAGAATTAAAAATTGATGTTCAAGATTTGCATAAATCTTATGGAGATAATGAAGTCTTAAAAGGAATTACAACACAATTCCACGAAGGTGATGTTGTATGTATCATCGGTCCTTCAGGTTCAGGAAAATCAACTTTCCTTCGTACTCTTAACCTTCTTGAAACAATCACAAGTGGTAAAGTTGTTGTTGATGGTTTTGAACTATCTGACCCAAATACTGACGTCGATAAAGTTCGTGAAAATATCGGTATGGTATTTCAACACTTCAACCTTTTCCCACACATGACTGTTCTTGAAAACATCACTTTCGCTCCTATTGAATTAGGAAAAGAAAGCAAAGAAGATGCTGAAAAACACGCTATGGAACTTCTTGCAAAAGTTGGTCTTGCTGATAAACGCGATGCCAAACCAGATAGCCTATCTGGTGGTCAAAAACAACGTGTCGCTATCGCACGTAGTTTGGCAATGAATCCTGATATCATGCTCTTTGACGAACCAACTTCTGCACTTGACCCTGAAATGGTTGGTGACGTTCTTGGTGTTATGAAAGACTTGGCAGAGCAAGGCATGACTATGTTAATCGTTACCCACGAAATGGGATTTGCTCGTAAAGTTGCCAACCGTGTTATCTTCACAGACGGCGGACAATTTATTGAAGATGGAACACCTGAGCAAATCTTCGATAACCCTCAACACCCACGTCTAAAAGACTTCTTGAACAAAGTATTGAACGTCTAA
- a CDS encoding pseudouridine synthase: MRLDKFLVEAGQGSRTEVKQLLKKKQVSVNGKIETSPKTQIDEKVDQVICQGQNLSYEKYVYYMLNKPKGVISATEDNQHKTVLDLLDKTAWDKEVFPVGRLDIDTHGLLLLTNNGKLAHAMLSPKKHVDKLYRAKVAGIMTAEDVEHFAKGIELKDFTCQPAQLEILEVNEAAKTSLVAITIKEGKFHQVKRMVLACGKEVTDLERLSMGPLQLDENLSLGEWRRLTAEELAKLEVFDVEL, translated from the coding sequence ATGCGTTTAGATAAATTTTTAGTTGAAGCAGGTCAAGGCTCACGCACAGAAGTCAAACAGCTTCTTAAGAAAAAACAAGTCTCTGTCAATGGAAAAATCGAGACCTCTCCTAAGACACAAATCGATGAAAAAGTAGATCAAGTCATTTGTCAGGGACAAAATCTGTCTTATGAAAAATACGTTTATTACATGCTTAATAAACCAAAAGGAGTCATTTCTGCAACTGAGGACAATCAACATAAGACGGTACTGGATTTACTTGATAAGACAGCTTGGGATAAAGAAGTCTTTCCTGTTGGGCGATTAGATATTGATACTCACGGGCTTTTGCTTTTGACAAATAATGGGAAATTGGCGCATGCCATGCTTTCGCCTAAAAAGCATGTTGATAAGCTTTATCGCGCTAAAGTAGCTGGGATTATGACAGCTGAAGATGTCGAGCATTTTGCTAAAGGTATCGAGTTGAAAGATTTCACGTGTCAACCAGCGCAGCTAGAGATTTTAGAGGTTAATGAAGCTGCCAAGACAAGCTTAGTGGCTATTACGATTAAAGAAGGCAAATTCCATCAAGTCAAACGCATGGTTTTAGCTTGTGGCAAGGAAGTCACAGACCTAGAACGTTTGAGTATGGGACCATTACAATTGGATGAAAACTTATCACTAGGTGAGTGGCGTCGATTGACAGCAGAAGAGCTAGCGAAACTAGAAGTATTTGACGTTGAGCTGTAA
- a CDS encoding ATP-binding cassette domain-containing protein, protein MLEINQLSIHHLKDSKPIITDLHLIVNPGEKLAIIGEEGTGKSSLLKTIVSPKLIASYADFTGQIRNQFKKIGYLPQSLSKNDQTISDFLYKNMDYLFNYTAFYQMAAQLGLNLATLEEKNQLLSSLSGGEKLKLQLSKLTGQEADLLLLDEPSSDLDIDSQVVLKKFIQESNKTIIFISHDEAMLEDTATAILHLELLKHRQLPRASYFQGKYLDYLKQRQSTYTKQLQEAKNDYRLKKKRDAKIHRIHQAAQYNVRHTHDSTLGRLAAKKMKTVLSLEKRYQKEDSNRVDFPENMDNIALFFNDISTLDKNKRILSWKKHQLPTGQKINLDIFGQDKLVITGKNGIGKTRLIKQIYHDLNQNQQLSIGYMPQDYDSFFSKEISTLEFLDDVANENTSRTILACLQFTREEMEHSALNLSGGQKAKLFLAHMVLSKNQAIILDEPTRHFSPTSQPLIRELFLNYPGCIISVSHDQHFIQTVARKHYRLTENSLDSN, encoded by the coding sequence ATGCTAGAAATTAATCAGTTATCCATTCACCATCTCAAGGATTCTAAGCCAATCATTACAGACTTGCATCTCATTGTAAATCCTGGTGAGAAATTAGCCATTATTGGAGAGGAAGGGACAGGCAAATCAAGCCTACTAAAAACTATCGTATCCCCAAAATTAATTGCAAGCTATGCTGACTTTACTGGACAAATTCGTAATCAGTTTAAAAAAATCGGATACCTTCCACAATCCCTGTCTAAAAATGACCAGACCATCTCTGATTTTCTTTATAAAAATATGGATTATCTTTTCAATTATACAGCTTTTTATCAAATGGCTGCACAACTAGGTTTGAATCTTGCTACATTAGAAGAAAAAAATCAACTTTTATCTAGCTTATCAGGCGGTGAGAAACTTAAGCTCCAACTGTCTAAATTAACTGGACAAGAAGCTGATTTACTCTTATTAGATGAGCCGAGCAGCGATCTTGATATTGACAGTCAAGTAGTCTTAAAAAAATTCATTCAAGAATCTAATAAGACCATTATTTTTATCTCTCACGATGAAGCTATGCTTGAAGATACTGCTACTGCCATCTTACATCTTGAACTTCTTAAGCATCGTCAACTTCCTCGCGCTAGCTATTTCCAAGGAAAGTACCTAGATTACCTTAAACAGCGCCAAAGCACTTATACTAAGCAATTACAAGAAGCCAAAAACGACTATCGCTTAAAGAAAAAACGAGATGCAAAAATCCATCGCATCCACCAAGCTGCCCAATACAATGTTAGACACACTCATGACAGCACTCTTGGAAGACTGGCGGCTAAAAAGATGAAAACTGTTCTTTCACTTGAAAAAAGGTATCAAAAAGAAGATAGCAATCGTGTCGACTTTCCAGAAAACATGGACAACATCGCGCTCTTTTTTAATGATATTTCAACACTTGATAAAAACAAGAGAATTCTTTCTTGGAAAAAGCACCAGTTACCAACTGGACAGAAAATTAATTTAGATATTTTCGGACAAGATAAATTAGTGATAACAGGTAAAAACGGCATTGGAAAAACAAGATTAATCAAACAGATTTATCACGACCTAAACCAAAATCAGCAACTCTCTATCGGTTACATGCCACAAGATTACGACAGTTTCTTTTCAAAAGAGATTTCAACTCTCGAATTTTTAGACGATGTAGCAAATGAGAATACCTCAAGAACCATCCTAGCTTGCCTTCAATTTACAAGAGAAGAAATGGAGCACTCTGCTCTTAACCTATCTGGGGGGCAAAAAGCTAAACTTTTCTTAGCCCACATGGTCCTTTCTAAAAATCAAGCGATTATTCTTGATGAACCAACACGACATTTTTCACCAACAAGCCAACCGCTTATCCGCGAACTCTTCCTTAATTATCCAGGATGCATAATCAGTGTTTCTCACGACCAACATTTTATTCAAACCGTTGCAAGAAAGCACTACCGTTTAACTGAAAATTCCTTAGATAGCAACTAA
- the obgE gene encoding GTPase ObgE, producing MSMFLDTAKISVKAGRGGDGMVAFRREKYVPNGGPWGGDGGKGGSVIFKVDEGLRTLMDFRYNRIFKAKSGEKGMTKGMHGRGAEDLIVRVPQGTTVRDAETNKVITDLVENGQEFVVAHGGRGGRGNIRFATPRNPAPEIAENGEPGEERELQLELKILADVGLVGFPSVGKSTLLSVVTAAKPKIGAYHFTTIVPNLGMVRTKSGDSFAMADLPGLIEGASQGVGLGTQFLRHIERTRVILHVIDMSASEGRDPYEDYVSINNELETYNLRLMERPQIIVANKMDMPEAEENLKVFKEKLAANYDDFDEMPMIFPISSLAHQGLENLMEATAELLDKTDEFLLYTEDDMIDEEVYYGFDPDERPFEISRDDDAAWVLSGEKLEKLFVMTNMERDESVMKFARQLRGMGVDEALRERGAKDGDIVRIGNFEFEFVD from the coding sequence ATGAGTATGTTTTTAGATACTGCCAAAATCAGCGTTAAAGCTGGTCGTGGTGGTGATGGCATGGTTGCCTTCCGTCGTGAAAAATACGTCCCTAATGGCGGTCCTTGGGGAGGTGACGGTGGTAAAGGTGGTTCAGTCATCTTTAAAGTTGACGAAGGACTTCGTACATTGATGGACTTCCGTTACAACCGTATTTTTAAAGCTAAATCTGGTGAAAAAGGGATGACAAAGGGAATGCACGGACGTGGTGCAGAAGACCTTATTGTTCGTGTCCCACAAGGAACAACTGTTCGTGATGCTGAGACAAATAAAGTTATCACTGACCTTGTTGAAAATGGTCAAGAATTTGTTGTCGCTCATGGTGGACGTGGTGGACGTGGTAATATTCGCTTTGCGACACCACGTAACCCTGCACCAGAAATTGCCGAAAATGGTGAACCAGGTGAAGAACGTGAACTTCAACTTGAATTGAAAATCTTGGCAGATGTTGGTTTGGTTGGGTTCCCATCAGTTGGTAAATCTACATTACTAAGTGTTGTTACAGCTGCTAAACCCAAAATCGGTGCTTATCACTTTACAACAATCGTGCCTAACCTTGGTATGGTTCGCACAAAATCAGGTGACAGCTTTGCCATGGCTGACCTTCCAGGATTGATTGAAGGAGCTTCACAAGGTGTAGGTCTTGGAACACAATTCCTTCGTCACATCGAGCGTACACGTGTTATCTTGCACGTTATCGACATGTCAGCAAGTGAAGGTCGTGACCCTTACGAAGATTATGTTTCAATCAATAACGAACTTGAAACTTACAACCTTCGTTTGATGGAACGTCCACAAATCATTGTTGCTAACAAGATGGACATGCCAGAAGCAGAAGAAAACTTGAAAGTCTTCAAAGAAAAATTGGCAGCAAATTACGATGATTTCGATGAAATGCCAATGATTTTCCCAATTTCAAGCTTAGCTCACCAAGGTTTGGAAAATCTGATGGAAGCAACAGCAGAATTGCTTGATAAGACTGATGAATTCTTGCTTTACACTGAAGATGATATGATTGATGAAGAAGTTTACTACGGATTTGATCCAGACGAACGTCCGTTTGAAATTTCACGTGATGACGATGCTGCTTGGGTATTGTCAGGTGAAAAACTTGAAAAACTCTTTGTCATGACAAATATGGAACGTGACGAATCAGTTATGAAATTTGCCCGTCAATTGCGCGGTATGGGTGTCGATGAAGCCCTCCGTGAACGCGGTGCTAAAGACGGAGATATCGTTCGTATTGGTAACTTTGAATTCGAATTCGTGGATTAA
- the rbr gene encoding rubrerythrin has protein sequence MSKYAGTQTEKNLQAAFAGESQARNKYTFFASRAKKDGFEQIAELFLKTADNEKEHAKMWYKELFGIGDTAENLETAADGENYEWTDMYVEFAKTAEKEGFPQLAKKFLMVAEIEKHHEERYRALLKNVETAKVFEKSEVKIWECRNCGHIIVGTKAPKVCPVCAHAQSYFEVRAENY, from the coding sequence ATGTCTAAGTATGCTGGTACTCAAACCGAAAAAAATTTGCAAGCTGCATTTGCTGGTGAATCTCAAGCACGCAACAAGTACACTTTCTTTGCTTCAAGAGCCAAAAAGGATGGCTTTGAACAAATCGCAGAACTTTTCTTGAAGACTGCTGACAACGAAAAAGAACACGCCAAAATGTGGTATAAAGAACTCTTTGGCATTGGTGATACTGCCGAAAACTTGGAAACTGCAGCAGATGGTGAAAACTACGAATGGACAGATATGTATGTTGAATTCGCCAAAACCGCCGAAAAAGAAGGATTCCCTCAACTTGCTAAAAAATTCCTCATGGTCGCTGAAATCGAAAAACACCACGAAGAACGCTATCGTGCTCTTCTCAAAAATGTCGAAACTGCTAAAGTCTTTGAAAAGAGCGAAGTTAAGATTTGGGAATGTCGCAACTGTGGTCACATTATTGTTGGTACAAAAGCACCAAAAGTTTGCCCAGTCTGCGCTCACGCTCAATCTTACTTCGAAGTCCGAGCTGAAAATTATTAA
- a CDS encoding DUF4044 domain-containing protein has translation MAFGENGPRKKTAFEKLTLVVVILMVLVTVGGLIATAIGSII, from the coding sequence GTGGCATTTGGTGAAAACGGACCACGTAAAAAAACAGCGTTTGAAAAACTGACTTTAGTAGTTGTTATCTTAATGGTTCTAGTAACTGTAGGTGGTCTTATTGCGACTGCTATTGGTTCAATTATTTAA
- a CDS encoding ABC transporter substrate-binding protein/permease has translation MKHKLKAIMLAMVSAIFVFGANANADTISIVSDTAYAPFEFKDSDQVYKGIDVDIINEVANREGWNIDMTFPGFDAAVNAVQAGQADALMAGTTVTEARKKVFTFSDTYYDTAVVVYTRSDAKVSNYKQLSGKTVGVKNGTAAQAFLKENQKKYGYKIKTFDTSDLMNNSLDAGSVYAAMDDQPVVQYAISQGKNYAINIDGEKVGSFAFAVKKGSKYEYLIDEFNQAFAEMKKDGTYDTIMAKWLGDSDKAADQSSVVASSSLKLSGDASAKATPVKSSYKIVMDSSFAPFEYQNDSGKYEGIDVDLIKAIAKQQGFNIEISNPGFDAALNAVQAGQADGVMAGMSITDARKEIFDFSDAYYTSNILLAVKKGSSVKSYDDLSGKTVGAKNGTSSYTWLSEHAAQYGYTLRAFDEASTMYDSLNSGSIDALMDDEAVLRYAIKQGRNFDTPIDGEKSGEYGFAVNKGANPELLEMFNNGLAALVKSGEYDKIVSKYLGSTDSKKSTSSSVDETTIWGLIKNNYSQLLTGLGTTLSLTLISFAIAMVIGIIFGMMAVAPNKVLRTISAVFVDVVRGIPLMIVAAFIFWGIPNLIESMTGHQSPINDFLAATIALSLNAGAYIAEIVRGGIEAVPKGQMEASRSLGISYGKTMKKVILPQAVRVMLPNFINQFVISLKDTTIVSAIGLVELFQTGKIIIARNYQSFRMYAILAIIYLVMITLLTRLAKRLEKRLK, from the coding sequence ATGAAGCACAAATTGAAAGCTATTATGCTAGCAATGGTTTCTGCAATCTTTGTGTTTGGTGCAAATGCTAACGCCGATACAATCAGTATCGTGTCTGACACTGCATATGCCCCATTCGAATTCAAAGATTCAGATCAAGTTTATAAAGGTATTGACGTTGACATTATTAATGAAGTCGCAAACCGAGAGGGTTGGAATATCGATATGACATTCCCTGGTTTCGACGCAGCTGTTAATGCGGTTCAAGCTGGTCAAGCCGATGCCCTTATGGCTGGTACAACAGTCACAGAAGCTCGTAAAAAAGTCTTCACATTCTCAGATACTTATTACGATACAGCTGTTGTTGTCTACACTCGTAGCGATGCTAAAGTGTCTAACTATAAACAACTGTCAGGTAAAACTGTTGGTGTTAAAAACGGAACTGCTGCACAAGCATTCCTTAAAGAAAATCAAAAGAAATATGGCTATAAAATCAAAACTTTTGATACAAGCGACTTGATGAACAACAGCTTGGATGCTGGTTCAGTCTATGCTGCTATGGATGACCAACCTGTTGTCCAATACGCTATTAGCCAAGGTAAAAACTACGCTATCAATATCGACGGTGAAAAAGTCGGAAGCTTCGCTTTTGCTGTTAAAAAAGGAAGCAAATACGAATACCTCATCGACGAATTTAACCAAGCTTTTGCTGAAATGAAAAAAGATGGTACTTACGATACTATCATGGCAAAATGGCTTGGTGATTCTGATAAAGCTGCTGATCAATCAAGTGTTGTTGCCTCAAGCAGCCTAAAATTATCTGGTGACGCTTCTGCAAAAGCAACTCCAGTCAAATCAAGTTATAAAATCGTTATGGATTCTTCATTTGCCCCATTTGAATACCAAAATGACTCAGGTAAATATGAAGGAATCGACGTTGACTTAATCAAAGCTATCGCAAAACAACAAGGTTTCAACATTGAAATCTCAAACCCAGGTTTTGATGCAGCACTTAACGCTGTCCAAGCTGGTCAAGCTGATGGTGTTATGGCTGGTATGTCAATCACTGATGCGCGTAAAGAAATCTTTGATTTCTCAGATGCTTACTACACTTCAAACATCTTGCTTGCTGTTAAAAAGGGAAGCTCAGTAAAATCATACGATGACTTAAGCGGTAAAACTGTTGGTGCCAAAAATGGTACATCATCTTACACATGGTTGTCAGAACACGCCGCTCAATACGGCTACACACTTCGTGCCTTTGATGAAGCATCTACAATGTATGATAGTTTGAACTCTGGTTCAATCGACGCCCTTATGGATGATGAAGCTGTACTTCGTTATGCTATCAAACAAGGTCGTAACTTTGATACACCAATCGATGGTGAAAAATCTGGTGAATACGGATTTGCCGTAAACAAAGGTGCTAACCCAGAATTGCTTGAAATGTTCAACAACGGTCTTGCTGCACTTGTCAAATCTGGTGAATACGATAAAATCGTAAGCAAATACCTTGGTTCAACTGATTCTAAAAAATCAACATCATCAAGCGTTGATGAAACAACAATTTGGGGACTTATCAAAAACAACTATTCTCAATTGCTCACAGGTCTTGGAACAACTCTTAGTCTAACACTAATTTCATTTGCAATTGCTATGGTTATTGGTATCATCTTTGGTATGATGGCCGTTGCTCCAAATAAAGTTCTTCGTACAATCTCAGCAGTCTTTGTCGATGTTGTTCGTGGTATCCCATTGATGATCGTCGCTGCTTTCATCTTCTGGGGAATTCCAAACCTTATCGAATCAATGACAGGTCACCAAAGCCCAATCAATGATTTCCTTGCTGCAACAATCGCACTTTCATTGAACGCTGGTGCTTATATCGCTGAAATTGTTCGTGGTGGTATCGAAGCAGTTCCTAAAGGACAAATGGAAGCAAGTCGAAGCTTAGGTATCTCATACGGTAAGACAATGAAAAAAGTTATCTTGCCACAAGCCGTTCGCGTGATGTTGCCAAACTTCATCAACCAATTCGTTATTTCATTGAAAGATACAACTATCGTATCAGCAATTGGTCTTGTTGAACTCTTCCAAACAGGTAAAATCATTATCGCTCGTAACTACCAATCATTCCGTATGTACGCTATCTTAGCAATCATCTACCTTGTAATGATCACCCTTTTGACTCGTTTAGCAAAACGTCTAGAAAAGAGGCTTAAATAA
- the uvrB gene encoding excinuclease ABC subunit UvrB, producing MIDRIENNHFKLVSKYEPSGDQPQAIETLVDNIEGGEKAQILLGATGTGKTYTMSQVIAKVNKPTLVIAHNKTLAGQLYGEFKEFFPENAVEYFVSYYDYYQPEAYVPSSDTYIEKDSSVNDEIDKLRHSATSSLLERNDVIVVASVSCIYGLGSPKEYADSVVSLRPGQEISRDQLLNDLVDIQFERNDIDFQRGRFRVRGDVVEIFPASRDEHAFRVEFFGDEIDRIREIESLTGKVLGDVEHLAIFPATHFMTNEEHMEEAIQKILAEMEEQVKQFEAEGKLIEAQRIRQRTEYDVEMLREMGYTNGVENYSRYMDGRSEGEPPFTLLDFFPEDFLIMVDESHMTMGQIKGMYNGDRSRKEMLVNYGFRLPSALDNRPLRREEFESHVHQIVYVSATPGDYELEQTDTVVEQIIRPTGLLDPEVEVRPTMGQMDDLLGEINARVEKGERTFITTLTKKMAEDLTDYLKEMGVKVKYMHSDIKTLERTEIIRDLRLGVFDVLIGINLLREGIDVPEVSLVAILDADKEGFLRNERGLIQTIGRAARNSEGHVIMYADKITESMQKAMDETARRRKIQMRYNEEHGIVPQTIKKEIRDLISISKATDTEVAEDTPDYSSMNKAERKDAIKKLQKQMHEAAEMLDFELAAQLRDMVLELKAMD from the coding sequence ATGATTGATAGAATAGAAAATAATCATTTTAAATTAGTCTCGAAATATGAGCCATCTGGTGACCAACCACAGGCAATTGAGACTTTAGTTGATAATATTGAAGGGGGAGAAAAAGCTCAGATTCTTCTCGGAGCAACAGGTACTGGTAAAACTTATACGATGAGTCAAGTCATTGCTAAAGTTAATAAACCGACCCTTGTTATTGCACATAATAAGACCCTGGCTGGTCAGCTTTATGGGGAATTCAAGGAATTCTTCCCAGAAAATGCGGTTGAGTACTTTGTATCTTACTATGACTATTACCAACCCGAAGCTTATGTGCCATCAAGTGACACCTATATTGAAAAAGATAGCTCGGTCAATGATGAAATTGACAAGCTACGCCACTCAGCAACGTCATCACTTCTTGAACGAAATGATGTTATTGTCGTTGCATCTGTATCATGCATTTATGGTTTGGGGTCACCGAAAGAATATGCTGATAGTGTTGTAAGTCTTCGTCCAGGTCAGGAAATCTCACGTGACCAATTGTTAAATGACCTTGTTGACATTCAATTTGAACGAAATGACATTGATTTTCAACGTGGTCGTTTTCGTGTGCGCGGTGATGTGGTTGAAATTTTCCCAGCCAGCCGAGACGAACATGCCTTTCGTGTCGAATTCTTCGGTGATGAAATTGATCGCATTCGAGAAATCGAAAGTTTGACAGGCAAAGTTTTAGGTGATGTTGAGCATTTGGCGATTTTCCCAGCAACCCACTTCATGACCAATGAAGAACACATGGAAGAAGCTATTCAAAAAATCCTAGCAGAAATGGAAGAGCAGGTTAAGCAGTTCGAAGCTGAAGGTAAACTCATCGAAGCACAGCGTATTCGTCAACGTACAGAATATGATGTCGAAATGCTTCGCGAGATGGGCTATACAAATGGTGTCGAAAACTATTCTCGTTATATGGATGGACGTTCAGAAGGTGAGCCACCATTTACTCTTCTTGATTTCTTCCCTGAAGACTTTTTGATTATGGTTGATGAAAGTCACATGACCATGGGACAAATCAAGGGCATGTACAATGGTGACCGTTCACGTAAGGAAATGTTGGTTAACTATGGATTCCGCTTGCCAAGTGCACTTGATAACCGTCCGCTTCGTCGTGAAGAGTTTGAAAGTCATGTTCACCAAATTGTTTACGTCTCAGCGACCCCTGGTGATTATGAACTAGAACAAACCGATACCGTCGTTGAACAAATTATTCGTCCGACAGGTCTACTTGATCCTGAAGTCGAAGTTCGTCCGACGATGGGGCAAATGGATGACCTTCTTGGTGAAATCAACGCTCGTGTTGAAAAAGGTGAGCGTACCTTTATCACGACATTAACCAAGAAAATGGCAGAAGATTTGACGGATTATCTCAAAGAAATGGGTGTCAAAGTCAAATACATGCACTCAGATATCAAGACTTTGGAACGTACCGAGATTATTCGCGATTTGCGTTTAGGTGTTTTTGATGTTTTGATTGGGATTAATTTGCTGCGTGAAGGGATTGACGTACCAGAAGTTAGCTTGGTTGCTATTCTTGATGCGGATAAAGAAGGATTTCTCCGTAATGAACGTGGTCTGATTCAAACCATTGGTCGTGCTGCGCGAAATAGTGAAGGTCATGTTATCATGTACGCAGATAAGATTACAGAATCAATGCAAAAAGCTATGGATGAAACAGCGCGCCGTCGTAAGATTCAAATGCGTTACAACGAAGAACATGGTATTGTACCGCAAACCATTAAGAAAGAAATTCGCGATTTGATTTCTATTTCTAAAGCGACAGATACTGAAGTAGCTGAGGATACGCCAGATTACTCAAGTATGAACAAGGCGGAGCGCAAAGATGCTATTAAGAAACTTCAAAAACAAATGCATGAAGCTGCTGAAATGCTTGATTTCGAGCTAGCTGCTCAACTGCGTGATATGGTATTAGAGTTGAAAGCTATGGATTAG
- a CDS encoding 8-oxo-dGTP diphosphatase: MSRAQRVILTNMCLIEDGKGNVVMQIRDPKRYSWSGYALPGGHIEAHEGLVESVIREVKEETGLTIKNPQLVGMKHWYTKEDERYLVFLYRTSDFEGDIHSTDEGEIKWVARKDLPNLDLAYDMLNLLRVFEEDNLNELFYRERLKDDFLREFW; encoded by the coding sequence ATGTCTCGTGCACAACGTGTGATTTTAACCAATATGTGCTTAATTGAAGATGGCAAAGGCAATGTCGTCATGCAGATTCGTGACCCAAAACGTTATTCTTGGTCAGGCTATGCTCTTCCTGGAGGACATATCGAAGCCCATGAAGGTTTAGTTGAATCAGTTATCCGTGAAGTCAAAGAAGAAACAGGACTTACCATTAAAAATCCTCAGTTAGTTGGAATGAAACATTGGTACACTAAAGAAGATGAACGTTATCTCGTTTTCTTGTACCGAACTTCTGATTTTGAAGGGGATATTCATTCTACTGATGAAGGAGAAATTAAATGGGTAGCTAGAAAAGATTTACCTAACCTTGACTTAGCTTATGATATGCTAAATTTGCTACGTGTTTTTGAAGAAGATAATCTCAATGAACTCTTTTATCGTGAACGTTTGAAAGACGATTTCTTACGTGAATTTTGGTGA